The sequence AAGGATAAGCGAGAATCTTTTTAAAATCTTTGTTTTCTGAAAAATTTCTGATTTTTTTCTCAGCTTTTTTCTGGCGGTAAAGCTTATGTATGTAGTGATGCAGTTGTTTGTAAAACGCGGGTGGATAGGTGTTATTAAACATGAGGGTCATATCATCAGAATCGGACCAGTTTGTTTTTTCCTTAAGATCGAGTTTTACTTTTTCATAAAATTTTGTGCCAGGTAAGGGATAAGATACAGAAATTCCAATATCGTCGGGCAATAGATCTGCCACCATTTTTAAAGTCAGTTTTATGTCGTCAATTTGTTCACCGAGATAACCAAGTTGAAGAAATAATGAGACGCGGATGTTATATCTTTTAAGCAGAGCAGTTGCTTCGTAGATTTGTTCTACTTTTGTACCTTTATCCATGGCATCCAAAATTTTCTGTGAGCCACTTTCAGCGCCCATCCACACTTCTTTGCAACCCGATGCGGCAAGTGCTTCCACATAGTCTGCCTCTACAAGTAAATCAGCACGCGACTGAATTTTATAGGATATTTTAAGATTTTCCTTTTTTATCCAATTGCTAAATTCAATAACCCAACTCGACTTTAATCCAAAAATATCATCCGCAAACCAAACATGGGTGAATCCAAAAACTTCCTGCCATTTTTTGATCTGTTTTGCTATTTGTTCCGGACTGTGCGTATTATACCGGTTACCATAAATAGGTTTTGCGCACCAATTGCATTTATAAGGACAGCCCCTGGTGGTAACGAAATTTAAAGAGAAATAGCCATGACTTTGAAGCCACATGTTTTTATAAGGAGTTATATCCAATAAGTCCCATGCGGGTGGCGGCAGTGTATCGAGATCTTTGATCACAAGCCGTTTACCTGTTTTTTTAACTACACCGTTTTCTTTATGAGCTATCCCTGAAATATGAGCTATGCTCTTATTTGTCTTAAAAGCATCACAAAGTTCAAGAACAGTCTGTTCAGCTTCGCCTATTGCAATAGCATCTGCGCCATTTTTTAAGTAAGATTCAGAATGATCTGCTGCATCTGAACTGGAAGTGATGACTTTAATACCTTTGGATTTTGCATAAGCTTGCATACTAAAACAAGCCTCCCGCATGTTTGTTAAGCACATTTTTGTTAGATAATTAAACCCGTCATCATAACTGATTAAAATATCCGGTTTATAGTCATCTATCGTTGCTTCTATCTCTTTTGCTGAATCGCAGAACATCGTATCAAACAACTTCACCTCATAGCTTTGTTCGCGTAAATACGCCATGGCATACAAGGTTCCTAAGGGAGGATAGGGCATTGCAGTTTTAAATTGCTTAAGATCGAACTTTAAAAAATAACTATGAGTGAAAAGCACTTTCATTGTAATATGGAAAGATTTAAATTAGTGAAGCTTTATCTGAAAGCGCTGTTCGAATTCTTCCATTTTTTCCTGCCACATGGTTAGTACTTTGTTTTGAAATCCATGGGTATGTCTTTTGCATACATCTTTACGTGTACGGAATTGTAATTCAAAATCTCCACTGTTTAGTTCCGGGTATTTTTTTCTCCAGCGCTTAAGTGTGAGGCCAAGCAGAAGATTATCGAGCCTGTTTCCGCCAAAAACTTCCAATAATGTTTCGATCGACTTTTTTAGGAAGTTTTTTCGCATAGGAGTGCATGTAGTAGCGAGTGCTTCTGTTTTATTTGGAAACCTTGATTTGTACCAGCTGTTTTTATCTACAAGTTTTTTGTAAAGCTGATAATTTACTGTTGGAATAAGATATGCCAGTTCAGTTGAAGTAAAAGCATTTACATCTGGAATGGAAAGGTTTTCTGAGCTTACAAAATAGTTGGTGCACCAGAATTTTTTTAAAGGGCCCGGTAGAAATTTGTAAACTATAATTAAAAGACTACGACAGATCCAAAGACGGTTAGGGCTTGTAATGATGAAAAAATCAATGTCACTATAGGCGTCATAATAATTTTTCGAAAGTCCCCCAGAAAGACAAACCGCTTCAACGAAAGGAAAGCCCGCTATCAGCCGACTATATTTTAATGCCTTGGGCATAATTTTTTTTGCACCTTCATTTCCCTGCAACCGTTTTTGAAGATCGAGTTTTGTTTTGTCAAAATTTAAGATAAACTCTCCCTCTGATCTAATGAGATTCATTTGCAGAAGTTGATCCAGTTCGCTGTTAAACTTTTCTTTCGAAATAGTAATTGCAGAATTTTCAAAAAGCTCTTGTCGTGTTAACGGATATCTAAAAACATCAAAGTAGAATACTGCTTTGAGAATTTCAGTTTGTTCACCCGTTAAAGCTTGTTGTAAAAGTTTGACCATAGTTTTGCCAACTAAATTATAAAAAAAAATAGCAAGTTTCACAACAAAACCTTCGCGAACAAGCCATAAAGTCTACAAACTACCCGAATTCGGATAAACGCGAAAAATATAATTATTTTCCCATCTTATTTTTTTTTCTTCCTGTAAACTGAAACTAAATCCGAATTCTTTGGCGAGCGTAAAAATTCTTTTTAAATCACAATTTTCGGCTAGAACCATATAAATTTCAGTTTGTCCTTGTAGATAAGAAGATAGTCCTGAAAATAATTTTTTAAAATATTCGCCATTTTTTCCGCAATTCCAGGCCCATTGTTGTTTGCTTTTTATTTCTTCAAAAAAATAGGGTGGATTAATAACAACTACATCATAAGTTGTAGGAGCAATATTTTCAAAGAGGTCGCTTAAGAAACATTTAAAAGTGGGCGAGTGAACACCGAAATTTTTTGCAAAATTAATGAGAGTGCATTCTACAGCCGCGGGATTAATGTCTGTGCAACTTACATCTGCACCTTTTCGATACGCGGTTAGACTTATCAATCCTGAGCCACAGCCTATCTCCAGGAATCTTTTATTCTTAAGATCAAGACCTTTTACAAAGTCTGAAAGATAACCGCTGCTAAAAAAGAAAGCAGGATGAAATACGGTAGGTTTAACCAGAAGAGTAAATCCCCGATAATGTGCCGTGCGGTCGTGTCTAAGATATCTTTGCAGAAGAGGCTTGACAAAGAGTGTTGTTAATTTTTTTTGTAAGGCATCCAGCATTTTAAAACCCTTCTGTTTCCGGCTGACGGTATTTCCACTGGTAGTGAAGAAAGCGGATCTCTTTTGGAAATTTATAGAATCCCGATTTGTAACGCCACCCACTTATCAGTTTTAGAAATTTTCTTTTTGCCGGCGTTAGACGAATGTCTGAATTGGTTGGATAATAACCGTTCAAAACGGTCTCGAATTGTTTGATCTTATCGATCATATACGGTTTTAACCAGGGAGTGAGAGGATTTTTACGTAAGTCGAAATTTTCCCAGACCGGATTTACCCAATCTTCAAGCTTTTCAGGAAATTTGAAACCACTTGCCAATACCTGATTATACATATCCGAACCTTCTGTTGGTACCGGGCTATAAGTGTAGATAATTATTTCAGTATCCGGATTTACGGTTTTAACTTTTTTAATAAAAGCAATGTCTTCTTCTATTTGTCTATTAACCTGTTCTTCGCTATCCCCTGGAATGCCCAGCACAAAAGAGTATTCAGGAATAATATCAAATTTTTTAAGGCGCTCGGCAAATTTTAAGATCTGCGCCCCTGTTTGTGTTCCGCCTTTGTCCATTTTTTTAAGCACTTCATCATTACCGGTTTCTGCGCCAAAAAAAATCATTTTACAACCCGATTCCCGGATTATCGCTAAGGACTCATCTTTATATTTATCCATTGTATCGATCCTCGCCTCACCCCACCAGATCATATTCTCATCCTTAAGAAGCTTCGCGAATTCTACAGTTCGCTTTTCTGATACAAAAAAATTATTATCGTGAAATTCTATAGCGTCTGCCTGATATTTATCTTTCAGCGCTTTCACATCATTGTAAATTCCAAGAGCCGATTTACCTTTCCATCGTGCGTTATAAATAGGCACTACAGCGCAAAAAGAACAGGTGAATGGACAGCCAAAACTGCTGTGATAAGCAAGAGTTCGGTTTCCAAGATAAGACTTGCCCAAATATTTTTTTATGGGATAAAAAGAATTTAATTTTTCATAAGGTAGAAAAGGAAGTTTATCAAGGTCGAGTAATTCTTCTTTAGCGGTTTTTATAATTTTGTCGGCTTCTTTATAGATAAGATTTTTAATGTTAGCCAAAGGGCCGTTTGTTTCGAGTGCTTGTAAAAGCTGCGGAAACGCGTTATCTCCTGGACCATTGATAATATAATCGACATAGCCTGAATCAAGACAAACCTTATATTGATTAGAAGCAAAATATCCACCCCAGATTATTTTTATGCTGGGATATATTTCACGGATTTTTTTTGTAAAAGGAATAGCTTCTTTTAATTGTGGTCCGGGCATTACAGTGCAGCCAAAATAGGCAAATTTGCCCGAGGCTAAATAAGCATTTATTTTGCTCCAGGGATCTGTTTCAAGATTTCCGTCAACAATAACCCAATCGTGCGTGCTGTTAATGCTTGCAGCAACCTGCAGTACGCTGTTCGGCACACGAGGCTTATATTTGGCAGCACGGGGATTAAATAGAAGTAGAGATAACACGGATTATACAATAAAAACGAAATTAGTGAATTTTTGAATACTTTGCACTGAATTTAGTCTGCCGTTTTTTTTAAACATGTAACCTTGTAGAAAAAATACCTTTCTGATTTAATGATGGAATTATCCTGCGTTTCAATGGGTTTTAAGGACAGGCCCTCTATCCTTTTGCTTTGCCAGTTTTGTGTCATAATTTTTCCGGCTATATCTTCCGTATTACAGATCAGAACCATAGTCTTATGTTTCTCCAGGAGTATTACCAGCCTTTCTAAAATTACACTATCACTTATCAATATTGGATTTGTATTCCATTCACAAAAGCTTCCGTTGCGATTTGGTTCCAGGTAAAAGAAAGAGCGATTTGTGTAAACACTAAGGGCTGGGCCTGAAGCAAAATGCGTTATTGCCAGTACCTCGTTTTTATTCAGGGAATTGTTTATATAGTGCGCTGTTTTTTTAGAAGCCGAAAATGGAAGACAAAGGTCCATAAAGTAATAAAATATGCCGCTGAACAATTGCAGCACAAGGATAAAAGCAATGCAAGGTTTTCCTGCTTTTTCCAGAAGAACTAAAAGTTTGAAATCTTTTTTCAGGAGAAGTCTTTGCTTAAGTGTTCTTGTCAGCCAAAGTGCCGCAAACAATGATATTGCAAGAAATCCGCAATGCCGCGTTGCTACTCTCAGTGGAGTGAAATAAACAAAAGCAAGTGTTAAAATAACACACCCATAAAAAAAGAGGAACGAAGTTTTATTCCTGGCTAGAACTGGAAACGAAAAAAGTAAAATGCTCAAGGCCAAAACGGGACTAAGCATGTGACAGTGATTCAAAATAAAAGAGTTGTTCCAGAAATTGGAAGAGGAAAGATCAGGTATAGGA is a genomic window of Sphingobacteriaceae bacterium containing:
- a CDS encoding radical SAM protein, producing MLSLLLFNPRAAKYKPRVPNSVLQVAASINSTHDWVIVDGNLETDPWSKINAYLASGKFAYFGCTVMPGPQLKEAIPFTKKIREIYPSIKIIWGGYFASNQYKVCLDSGYVDYIINGPGDNAFPQLLQALETNGPLANIKNLIYKEADKIIKTAKEELLDLDKLPFLPYEKLNSFYPIKKYLGKSYLGNRTLAYHSSFGCPFTCSFCAVVPIYNARWKGKSALGIYNDVKALKDKYQADAIEFHDNNFFVSEKRTVEFAKLLKDENMIWWGEARIDTMDKYKDESLAIIRESGCKMIFFGAETGNDEVLKKMDKGGTQTGAQILKFAERLKKFDIIPEYSFVLGIPGDSEEQVNRQIEEDIAFIKKVKTVNPDTEIIIYTYSPVPTEGSDMYNQVLASGFKFPEKLEDWVNPVWENFDLRKNPLTPWLKPYMIDKIKQFETVLNGYYPTNSDIRLTPAKRKFLKLISGWRYKSGFYKFPKEIRFLHYQWKYRQPETEGF
- a CDS encoding radical SAM protein, translating into MKVLFTHSYFLKFDLKQFKTAMPYPPLGTLYAMAYLREQSYEVKLFDTMFCDSAKEIEATIDDYKPDILISYDDGFNYLTKMCLTNMREACFSMQAYAKSKGIKVITSSSDAADHSESYLKNGADAIAIGEAEQTVLELCDAFKTNKSIAHISGIAHKENGVVKKTGKRLVIKDLDTLPPPAWDLLDITPYKNMWLQSHGYFSLNFVTTRGCPYKCNWCAKPIYGNRYNTHSPEQIAKQIKKWQEVFGFTHVWFADDIFGLKSSWVIEFSNWIKKENLKISYKIQSRADLLVEADYVEALAASGCKEVWMGAESGSQKILDAMDKGTKVEQIYEATALLKRYNIRVSLFLQLGYLGEQIDDIKLTLKMVADLLPDDIGISVSYPLPGTKFYEKVKLDLKEKTNWSDSDDMTLMFNNTYPPAFYKQLHHYIHKLYRQKKAEKKIRNFSENKDFKKILAYPYYVLATQKSLLKLRKTIPNVRFSF